The nucleotide sequence GTCGTGGCGGCCTTCGGCGCCGGGTGGATCGATGCCGTCGTTGGCGGGGGCGGGCTGCTGCAGCTCCCCGCACTGCTCCTCATCCCCGGCATCGCTCCGGTCCAGGCGCTCGCGACGAACAAGCTCGCCTCCGTGTTCGGCACCGCCACGAGCAGCGTCACCTATTACCGGCGTGCGAAACCGGACATCCGGACCGCGCTGCCGATGGCGGTCATCGCCTTGATCGGCTCGTTCGGAGGGGCGGCCGTCGCGACGGTCCTGCCCCCGGCCGCGTTCAAGCCCATCATCGTGGTCGCGCTCCTCGCGGTCGCGTTGTTCACGGCGTTCCGCCCCCAGCTCGGTGCCGCCACGCAGCTGCGCTTCCACGGGCACAAGCACCACATCATGGCCGGTCTCGCCGGGCTCGGCATCGGCTTCTACGACGGCATGATCGGGCCGGGGACGGGCACGTTCCTCGTGATCACTCTCGTGGCGCTCCTGGGCTACGACTTCCTGCAGGCGAGCGCGAAGGCCAAGATCGTGAACTTCGCGACGAACGCGGGGGCCCTGCTGCTGTTCATCCCGCACGGGTCGGTGCTGTGGCTCCTCGGCGGGATCCTCGCGGTCGCGAACGTCGCCGGGAGCTACCTGGGCTCGCGCATGGCGATCTCGCGCGGCACGACGTTCATCCGCGTGGTGTTCCTCGTGGTGGTGGTGGCGCTGATCGCGAAGCTCGG is from Microbacterium sp. BLY and encodes:
- a CDS encoding TSUP family transporter, producing the protein MLILVVVAAFGAGWIDAVVGGGGLLQLPALLLIPGIAPVQALATNKLASVFGTATSSVTYYRRAKPDIRTALPMAVIALIGSFGGAAVATVLPPAAFKPIIVVALLAVALFTAFRPQLGAATQLRFHGHKHHIMAGLAGLGIGFYDGMIGPGTGTFLVITLVALLGYDFLQASAKAKIVNFATNAGALLLFIPHGSVLWLLGGILAVANVAGSYLGSRMAISRGTTFIRVVFLVVVVALIAKLGVDVWNENLAPFLASLA